From the Polaribacter huanghezhanensis genome, the window TTAGTTATGTTATTAATATCGAAAATGAATCGAGTGATATTGTACAATTACTAGAACGTTTCTGGGAAATATCTGATGCTTTAAATGACAAAGAATTTGTTGTTGGCGAAGGCGTTGTAGGGCAACAACCAATCTTAAATCCAAACGAACAATACACCTACCAATCTAATTGTTTTTTACTTGGCGATTCGGGCTCTATGAAAGGCACTTTTAAAATGATCAATAAAAAAACAAATACCTTTTTTCAAGTAATCATCCCTACTTTTCAACTATCAACCTCTTCATTACTTAACTAATGAAAGTACGAATTAGGAAAAAAAGCAATAAACCAGCAAAGATTTTAGACGCTGAGTGTTTTAATTGCGGACATCCTTTTTCTGGTCATGAAAAATTTTGTCCTGAATGTGGACAAGCAAACAAAGACAAACGCATTACATTTGGTAGTTTTTTACACGAATTTTTTAACGGATTTATTTCTTGGGATTCCAAATTCTGGACCACTATTGTTCCGCTTTTAACTAAACCAGGCAAAGTTTCTAGAGATTATATTGATGGAAAAAGACAACGTTATGCAAATCCGTTTCGTTTTTATTTATCAGTTTCTGTACTTTTCTTTTTAATGCTTGGAGCCACAGAAAGTTATGATACATTTAAAGAACTTAGAACAGGAAAAACGACAAAAAACAAAAGCTTAAATGATCGGTTTAATGATACTTCAAAAACGTTAGACTCTCTAGATTTAAAATCAAATTTAAAGGATGCTTTAAAAGATGTTGACTCCATAAAAAGAGAAGAAATTTTAAACGCCATTTCTAAAGCAAACTTAGATTCTCTTAAAAATAAATCAACAAGTTCAGGGCATCTCCGAATAGGGACTTTCCCAGATGCGAGTAACTACTTTTTCTTTCAAAAAAAACATCCAGAATTAGACATAGAAACCGCATTGGATAGCTTAAAAGCAGAACATACTTTTGTGAATCGTTTTATGTATAGTAGGTTTCAAGCTGTTGATAAAATATGGAAAAATGATGAAAATAGAAAGCAATTTACAAAACAAGTAATCTCTTACGTTTCAATTTCTTTATTTGTTTTATTGCCTTTATTTACGCTCTTTTTAAAACTCTTTTATGCGAGAAGAAAATTTACCTATGTAGAGCATTTAATCTTTGTTTTTCATACTCAAACTGTTTTCTTCTTATTGCTATCGCTTTTTTATCTTATCAATTATATAAAATACAATGAGTATATAACAACCATCTTTTTGTTGCTCTTTATAATCTACTTGTTTTTGGCAATGAAACATTTTTACAAACAAGGTTATTTTAAAACCTTTCTAAAATTTATACTCATAAATATAAGCTTTTTCTTTGCTTCTTTATTCGGATTTGTATTTATAGCGCTAATTGCGTTTGCTTTTTATTAACTGATTTTTTCGTAATTCAAGGCGATGTTTTGATCACTTTTTTTAACAGAAGTAATACTAACTGTTTCAACATAACTACGTTTCATTTTTGGTGAATTTTCTGGAGTTCCGAATTCAGAATTGTGATGAAATTTTAAAATTTCTTCTTGTGTAATTCCCTTTTGATTTGCCAACCAATCAGCAAACCACCCTTTTCGCAATTCTTTTTCTTGCTGCGTATATAACGTTGATGAAGACCAAATTTTGGGTTCGTTTTTTAATTTAGAAAAATGTTGTTGTGTTCCGTCCCAAACCAATTCGTATGCTTTTAATTTGGTGTTCCAATCTAACAATACAATTGTAAATGGTTCTATTCCTATAAAATCGAAAGTGGTAATATAGTTTTCAAAATCGTCCGATTTTAAAATAGCTTTCACAATAATTCCTCTGCTCATTTTATACAATGCTTCACGTTCGTGAATTTCAAATCCGCCATTTAACAAACAAACCAATCTGTTTTTATCACTTAAACCAATCCAAGTTCCACCAGCCAATTCATCTTTTGGATAGGTTAGTTTTACACCATCTTCAAAATACTCTTTAGGCTCCAAGGTTTTTCTTGATGGTTGCTCATCTCTATTAGAAGTCAATATAAAATCAGATTCACCAATTGGCAAATACGTAACTGTACACATAAATAGTATTTGTTTTTGTTAATTTACAACTGGCTGTCGAGTTCATAAAACTAAAAATAAGTTGTAACTTTGCACTTCAAAATTAGTCGATTAAAACTTAAAATCACACAAAATGGCAAGAGGATTTTTTAAAGTTCCAACAGCAGTAAACGAGCCCGTAAAAGGATATGCTCCAGGATCTCCAGAAAGAACAGAATTATTAGCAATGTACAAAACAATGTTCAACAGCAATATTGATGTACCAATGCATATTAATGGTGAAGAAGTAAGAACAGGAAACACTAAAAATATTACTCCGCCACACGATCATAAACATGTAGTTGGTCAATATCATACTGCAGATAAATCGCATGTAGATACGGCAATTTCTACTGCTTTAGCTGCAAGAGAAGCTTGGTCTTCTGTAAGTTGGATGGAACGCGCTTCTATCTTTTTAAAAGCAGCTGAATTATTAGCAGGACCCTATAGAGCAAAAATGAATGCTGCAACCATGATTGCACAATCTAAAAATGTACATCAAGCAGAAATTGATGCAGCTTGTGAAATGATTGATTTTTTCCGTTTTAATGTTCAATACATGACGGATATTTTTAAAGATCAACCAGATTCTGCACCAGGAATATGGAACAGAGTTGAGTACAGACCTTTAGAAGGATTTGTTTATGCAATTACTCCGTTTAACTTTACTTCTATTGCTGCAAACTTACCAGCAGCAGCAGCTTTAATGGGAAATGTGGTGGTTTGGAAACCTTCTGATCATCAAGCATATTCTGCACAAGTAATTGTAGATTTATTTAAAGAAGCTGGTTTACCAGACGGCGTAATTAACGTTGTTTATGGAGATCCTGTGATGATTACGGACACTGTTTTAGCTTCTCCAGATTTTGCTGGATTACACTTTACAGGATCTACACATGTTTTCAAAAATTTATGGAAACAAATCGGAAACAACATCAATATTTACAAAACATATCCAAGAATTGTTGGAGAAACTGGTGGAAAAGATTTTATCTGGGCACACAATTCTTCAAATCCGTTACAAGTTGCAACTGCAATTACAAGAGGTTCTTTTGAATATCAAGGACAAAAATGTTCTGCTGCTTCAAGAGCGTATATTCCTGCTTCCATGTGGGCAGAAGTAAAAGGGCATTTAATTGCACAAGCAAGTGAAATAAAAATGGGTTCTCCAGAAGATCCATCAAATTACGTTAACGCAGTAATTCACGAAGGTTCTTTTGATAAAATTGCAAGTTTCTTAGACGCTGCAAAAAAGGATGCGGATGCAGAAATCATTATTGGTGGTGGTCACGATAAATCT encodes:
- the apaG gene encoding Co2+/Mg2+ efflux protein ApaG, whose protein sequence is MVQQITNGIKISVKTAFNGVINKGLNSFNAFSYVINIENESSDIVQLLERFWEISDALNDKEFVVGEGVVGQQPILNPNEQYTYQSNCFLLGDSGSMKGTFKMINKKTNTFFQVIIPTFQLSTSSLLN
- a CDS encoding DUF3667 domain-containing protein, with the translated sequence MKVRIRKKSNKPAKILDAECFNCGHPFSGHEKFCPECGQANKDKRITFGSFLHEFFNGFISWDSKFWTTIVPLLTKPGKVSRDYIDGKRQRYANPFRFYLSVSVLFFLMLGATESYDTFKELRTGKTTKNKSLNDRFNDTSKTLDSLDLKSNLKDALKDVDSIKREEILNAISKANLDSLKNKSTSSGHLRIGTFPDASNYFFFQKKHPELDIETALDSLKAEHTFVNRFMYSRFQAVDKIWKNDENRKQFTKQVISYVSISLFVLLPLFTLFLKLFYARRKFTYVEHLIFVFHTQTVFFLLLSLFYLINYIKYNEYITTIFLLLFIIYLFLAMKHFYKQGYFKTFLKFILINISFFFASLFGFVFIALIAFAFY
- a CDS encoding NRDE family protein, with protein sequence MCTVTYLPIGESDFILTSNRDEQPSRKTLEPKEYFEDGVKLTYPKDELAGGTWIGLSDKNRLVCLLNGGFEIHEREALYKMSRGIIVKAILKSDDFENYITTFDFIGIEPFTIVLLDWNTKLKAYELVWDGTQQHFSKLKNEPKIWSSSTLYTQQEKELRKGWFADWLANQKGITQEEILKFHHNSEFGTPENSPKMKRSYVETVSITSVKKSDQNIALNYEKIS
- the pruA gene encoding L-glutamate gamma-semialdehyde dehydrogenase, producing MARGFFKVPTAVNEPVKGYAPGSPERTELLAMYKTMFNSNIDVPMHINGEEVRTGNTKNITPPHDHKHVVGQYHTADKSHVDTAISTALAAREAWSSVSWMERASIFLKAAELLAGPYRAKMNAATMIAQSKNVHQAEIDAACEMIDFFRFNVQYMTDIFKDQPDSAPGIWNRVEYRPLEGFVYAITPFNFTSIAANLPAAAALMGNVVVWKPSDHQAYSAQVIVDLFKEAGLPDGVINVVYGDPVMITDTVLASPDFAGLHFTGSTHVFKNLWKQIGNNINIYKTYPRIVGETGGKDFIWAHNSSNPLQVATAITRGSFEYQGQKCSAASRAYIPASMWAEVKGHLIAQASEIKMGSPEDPSNYVNAVIHEGSFDKIASFLDAAKKDADAEIIIGGGHDKSVGYFIEPTVIVAKSPTYKTMCTELFGPVMTIYVYEDAAWESSLKLVDESTEYALTGAIFSTDRYIVEKASKALENAAGNFYINDKPTGAVVGQQPFGGARASGTNDKAGSAQNLLRWTSVRLIKETFVTPQDYKYSYLG